Proteins from a single region of Pirellulales bacterium:
- a CDS encoding toll/interleukin-1 receptor domain-containing protein, translating into MVLSEDSWETLLQFIDDGQVIPIVGPELLYVKQGDDVLLLEQLWAKRLAESLEVTIETMPRRGALNHVACLYLESPKPRRQKIYSQLGLLASRTNPEVPEGLRKLAQIRHFNLFVSMTTDLLLEKALFEARKTTPDVIVYNLGAREVDDLPRQRGCRPIVFHLMGRMSLAPDYVVTEEDLLEFLHAMQSGRRPKLLFDELRNHHLLFIGCDLTNWLARFFMRMAKGAPLSAPSNWQEIIVDPHIAHDGELTAFLAHFAPSVEVIPAGGAIEFVDELLKRYLKRHLGDDHARNDVQQASPRPKVFLSYAHEDHLTAGKLVPVLESLGVDVWWDRGAPGKGLDPGDDWNAMIQKQIRDSKLFLPMVSRNTEERMVGYFRREWNWAVEHANSIFTGLPFITPIVIDDLDIRNAKVPSAFVEKQACLLPGGDPDHRFVESLRRLLACHQKLEMSAL; encoded by the coding sequence ATGGTCCTTTCCGAAGACTCCTGGGAAACCTTGCTGCAATTCATTGACGACGGCCAAGTAATCCCGATTGTCGGGCCAGAATTGCTCTACGTGAAGCAAGGCGACGACGTACTTCTGCTTGAACAGCTTTGGGCCAAGCGTCTGGCCGAATCCCTCGAGGTCACCATCGAAACCATGCCCAGACGAGGGGCCTTGAATCATGTGGCCTGCCTGTATCTGGAAAGCCCGAAGCCGCGCCGACAGAAGATCTACTCGCAACTCGGCCTGCTCGCCAGCCGCACAAATCCGGAAGTTCCCGAGGGCTTGCGCAAGCTCGCGCAGATCCGGCATTTCAATCTGTTCGTCAGTATGACAACAGACTTGTTGCTGGAAAAGGCCCTGTTTGAGGCGCGCAAAACCACGCCCGATGTCATCGTTTATAATCTCGGTGCCAGAGAAGTCGACGATCTTCCACGGCAGCGCGGTTGTCGGCCAATCGTTTTTCATCTCATGGGCAGGATGTCGCTTGCGCCGGACTATGTGGTAACGGAAGAGGATTTGCTGGAATTTCTGCACGCCATGCAGTCTGGCCGACGCCCGAAGCTGCTTTTCGACGAGCTCCGTAATCATCACTTGCTGTTCATCGGTTGCGATCTTACGAACTGGCTGGCGCGATTTTTCATGCGGATGGCCAAGGGCGCGCCTCTATCTGCGCCGAGCAACTGGCAAGAGATCATCGTCGATCCCCATATTGCCCACGACGGCGAGCTCACCGCATTCTTGGCGCATTTTGCTCCCTCAGTCGAAGTTATTCCGGCCGGCGGCGCGATCGAATTTGTGGATGAATTGCTCAAGCGATACCTGAAGCGACATCTTGGCGATGACCACGCTCGGAACGACGTTCAACAAGCTTCGCCGCGGCCGAAGGTGTTCCTAAGCTACGCGCACGAGGATCACTTGACGGCCGGAAAGTTAGTGCCGGTCCTCGAATCACTCGGAGTGGATGTGTGGTGGGATCGCGGCGCACCGGGCAAAGGCCTTGACCCGGGCGATGATTGGAATGCCATGATTCAAAAGCAGATCCGAGACTCCAAACTGTTTCTGCCCATGGTCTCGCGGAATACCGAGGAGCGTATGGTCGGCTATTTTCGCAGGGAATGGAACTGGGCCGTCGAACATGCCAACTCCATTTTTACGGGCCTGCCGTTCATTACTCCGATCGTGATCGACGATCTCGATATCCGGAACGCCAAGGTGCCAAGCGCCTTCGTCGAGAAACAGGCCTGCCTGCTGCCGGGCGGCGATCCGGACCATCGATTTGTGGAGAGCCTCCGAAGGCTTCTGGCCTGTCATCAAAAGCTGGAAATGTCAGCGTTATGA
- a CDS encoding AAA family ATPase: protein MRETSGQAGLDVNAEHPWPGLLPFAEEQSAYFFGREEQVDDLFRLINRETLTVLYGRSGLGKTSLIQAGLFPKLRRSGFLPIYLRLEFLPEPPPLRQRVWNALQRALDAQQVQVLAVRSDDESGNPLGEDRASDEAPIAPPAGEHETLWEYFHRAQLDFQTRDGGRVTPVLVFDQFEEAFTLGRIDQRSWRLVQEFLVELADLVENRPPLALKEKLSHPTDESERLAEQLAFGDPCYKILISLREDFLAEFERLRPMMYSVMQNLFCIKHLTVSKALEAVERPAPDLLEAGVAGAIVDFVAASGTERDDRCSTSTAASPTEVEPALLSLVCSELNNRRLKSGLPKITLDLVAKKQHDVLTDFYERCMRDIDAPTRLFVEDRLLTNGGHRFPVDMETALQVDHADGQSLDRLIKRRLLRLAEQERLQVIWLTHDVLVAPVRASRDNRRRQAEIARVKAAETQRQQEELARAKAAEASARQHLAEIKRRGLIAAVSGAAIVVILAFVALYWHALTVRATESQRHEEMIKYFSDVSRAKSEIDDDNVSRAVELLTPYDRPDAVAKTEHWEDLEWGYLCWLCQGESDATYHFPMIASNPSPPAVHSVAYSPDGRLLAVAGTLLRTARDGKASALPLVRILDVDSHSEVGAVSIPGSLGVLAIAFSPDGQFLACATGNHENLPEERGKVCLWSVGDKKIVAWGEGPSRAMNCVAFSPDGAQLAAGSEDDSVRIWRLDKKTGRLDEPQSLQVSGTSQTTRLGVNAIAWSGDSRRLAVGFGRGSLEVFSIDSSGPPGPPLELRGADSALGVNGVLSLAFAPAASGKSQPLLVGARDGTILTLDASTGTELNRRESKQGVVYAIAFPPGTASDGHWFASAGSSGTIKLWSFDELSAPVVGFAPRPAGASYRGHQDLVFSLAITPIAGSNNRWQLASGSADGTVKLWTAGLKGGKPQKSDNTTLDNKPDVRDLAFSADGTLAVAVGATEHRGPADRSSVPIAAGSKVLFWKNLGPDSVTQAIELGGPGGQAERERSVTSVAFSPDGKLLAVAGHDKKIEIWDTGAGRRKTTLDVKGPVESVRFSPDGKTLAARLSGKDPLDLGPEAWQRFVMLWDVADLATGATPQPRAWLEHPNMVRSISFSADGKQLVTCAINANSAPSGDNAKPDDVPTVWSWDVASAKPIDSIGFGVISLAAELSPDGKTLAVALNNRKLCLLTIEEGKLDRTHEIILPGPSTPINSLAFCPDGDILVAGGQDSSVTMWNIEATRRDVGKEVLVFHTDSGVVKGLAFAPSKNGMHKLAIGGNSGIVKLEFARGSLKPTDHGNGWSVP, encoded by the coding sequence ATGAGGGAAACTTCCGGTCAAGCCGGCTTGGATGTCAACGCGGAACATCCCTGGCCCGGCCTGCTGCCATTCGCCGAGGAACAGAGCGCCTATTTTTTTGGTCGGGAGGAGCAGGTCGATGATCTCTTTCGCTTGATCAACCGTGAGACGTTGACGGTGCTCTACGGGCGATCGGGGCTTGGTAAAACCTCGCTGATCCAAGCCGGACTATTTCCCAAACTTCGACGCAGCGGTTTTCTGCCGATTTATCTGCGCTTGGAATTCCTGCCCGAGCCGCCTCCACTCCGTCAACGCGTTTGGAATGCCCTGCAGCGCGCGTTGGACGCACAGCAGGTGCAAGTGCTGGCAGTGCGGTCCGACGACGAGAGTGGCAACCCCCTTGGGGAAGATCGAGCGTCCGACGAGGCCCCGATCGCGCCGCCTGCGGGCGAGCACGAGACCTTGTGGGAATACTTTCATCGCGCTCAACTCGACTTCCAGACGCGCGACGGAGGTCGTGTCACGCCGGTGCTCGTGTTCGATCAGTTCGAGGAGGCGTTCACGCTCGGCCGGATCGATCAGCGGTCGTGGCGGTTGGTGCAAGAGTTTCTCGTCGAATTGGCCGACCTCGTCGAAAACCGGCCGCCCCTGGCGCTCAAAGAGAAGCTGAGCCATCCCACCGACGAATCGGAACGATTGGCCGAGCAATTGGCGTTTGGAGATCCATGCTACAAGATTCTGATTAGCCTGCGCGAGGATTTCCTGGCCGAGTTTGAACGCCTCAGGCCGATGATGTACAGCGTCATGCAAAATCTGTTTTGCATCAAGCACCTGACGGTTTCTAAAGCGCTCGAGGCGGTCGAGCGTCCGGCGCCCGACCTGCTCGAGGCTGGAGTGGCGGGAGCGATTGTCGATTTCGTCGCCGCCTCGGGAACTGAACGCGATGACCGGTGTTCGACAAGCACGGCGGCATCGCCGACAGAGGTGGAGCCGGCCCTATTAAGCCTCGTTTGCAGCGAACTGAACAACCGCCGCCTGAAAAGTGGTCTGCCAAAGATTACCCTCGACCTGGTCGCAAAAAAGCAGCACGACGTTTTGACCGATTTCTACGAGCGTTGCATGCGCGATATCGACGCCCCGACGCGCCTGTTCGTCGAAGATCGGCTGCTGACAAATGGGGGCCATCGGTTTCCGGTGGATATGGAGACGGCGCTTCAAGTCGATCATGCCGATGGACAAAGCCTCGATCGGCTGATCAAGCGGCGGCTATTGCGATTGGCCGAACAAGAGCGATTGCAGGTTATTTGGCTCACGCACGACGTGTTGGTGGCGCCGGTCCGCGCGAGTCGCGACAATCGGCGACGGCAAGCGGAGATCGCCCGGGTAAAGGCGGCCGAAACGCAACGACAGCAAGAAGAGTTGGCTCGCGCCAAGGCTGCGGAGGCGAGCGCCCGGCAGCACTTGGCCGAGATCAAGCGGCGCGGCTTGATTGCGGCGGTTTCGGGGGCTGCCATCGTCGTTATTCTCGCATTCGTGGCCCTGTACTGGCATGCACTGACGGTTCGGGCAACCGAAAGCCAACGGCATGAGGAAATGATCAAATACTTTTCCGACGTATCGCGCGCGAAAAGTGAGATCGATGACGACAATGTTTCCCGTGCGGTCGAGCTGTTGACACCCTACGATCGGCCTGACGCGGTGGCCAAAACGGAGCATTGGGAGGATCTCGAATGGGGTTATCTCTGTTGGCTCTGCCAGGGCGAAAGCGACGCCACCTATCATTTCCCGATGATCGCTTCGAACCCTTCCCCCCCGGCCGTTCATAGCGTGGCCTATTCGCCCGACGGGCGTCTGCTGGCCGTGGCCGGCACCCTCTTGCGAACGGCTCGCGATGGTAAGGCCAGCGCCCTCCCGCTGGTGAGGATACTGGATGTGGATTCCCATTCCGAAGTCGGTGCCGTTTCGATACCGGGATCGTTGGGCGTGCTTGCAATCGCATTCTCACCCGACGGCCAGTTTTTGGCTTGTGCCACAGGAAATCACGAAAATTTGCCGGAGGAACGAGGCAAAGTATGCCTCTGGAGCGTCGGCGACAAGAAGATCGTGGCCTGGGGCGAGGGCCCGTCGCGGGCCATGAATTGCGTGGCCTTTTCGCCCGACGGCGCTCAACTGGCCGCGGGAAGTGAGGACGATTCGGTTCGGATTTGGAGGCTGGACAAGAAAACCGGAAGGCTCGATGAACCACAAAGTCTCCAAGTTTCTGGAACCAGCCAGACGACCCGTCTTGGCGTCAATGCGATCGCGTGGTCTGGCGACTCCCGCCGCTTGGCCGTTGGGTTCGGGCGCGGTTCTCTGGAAGTATTTTCGATCGATTCGTCTGGTCCGCCCGGACCACCCCTTGAACTGCGCGGCGCCGATTCCGCGCTTGGTGTCAATGGCGTTCTGTCACTTGCCTTCGCGCCGGCGGCCTCCGGAAAATCACAGCCGCTGCTCGTCGGCGCTCGCGATGGGACTATTCTGACGTTGGATGCATCGACGGGCACCGAACTCAATCGCCGGGAAAGCAAGCAAGGCGTGGTCTACGCAATCGCTTTCCCGCCCGGGACGGCAAGCGACGGTCATTGGTTCGCGAGCGCCGGCAGCAGCGGCACCATCAAGCTATGGAGCTTCGACGAGCTGAGTGCACCAGTCGTCGGCTTTGCGCCACGCCCCGCGGGCGCAAGCTATCGCGGACATCAAGACTTGGTTTTTTCGCTGGCCATCACTCCAATCGCCGGATCGAACAACCGCTGGCAGCTTGCCAGCGGAAGCGCCGACGGAACCGTAAAACTTTGGACTGCGGGGCTAAAGGGCGGCAAACCGCAGAAATCGGATAATACGACTTTGGACAACAAGCCGGATGTGCGCGATCTGGCATTTTCAGCGGATGGAACATTGGCCGTGGCCGTCGGAGCAACCGAACACCGTGGTCCTGCGGATCGATCCTCCGTTCCGATTGCCGCTGGCTCCAAGGTCTTGTTCTGGAAGAATCTCGGCCCTGATTCCGTCACTCAAGCGATTGAGCTTGGCGGTCCTGGTGGCCAGGCGGAACGCGAGCGGTCGGTCACGTCTGTGGCCTTTTCGCCGGACGGCAAATTGCTGGCCGTCGCGGGACACGACAAGAAAATCGAGATCTGGGACACCGGTGCCGGGAGGCGAAAGACGACGCTGGATGTCAAAGGACCGGTGGAATCCGTCCGGTTCTCACCGGATGGAAAGACGCTGGCCGCGCGTCTGTCGGGCAAGGATCCGCTCGACCTCGGCCCGGAGGCATGGCAACGGTTCGTCATGCTTTGGGACGTGGCAGATCTGGCCACGGGGGCCACCCCACAGCCGCGTGCTTGGCTCGAACATCCCAATATGGTTCGATCGATTTCTTTTTCCGCCGACGGCAAACAGTTGGTCACCTGCGCGATTAATGCCAATTCGGCGCCAAGCGGAGACAATGCAAAGCCGGACGACGTGCCGACCGTGTGGTCCTGGGACGTGGCAAGTGCGAAGCCGATCGATTCGATTGGCTTCGGGGTAATCTCGCTTGCCGCGGAATTGTCTCCCGACGGCAAGACGTTGGCAGTTGCGCTGAACAATCGAAAACTTTGCTTGCTCACGATCGAAGAGGGCAAGCTCGACCGAACGCATGAGATTATCCTTCCGGGTCCAAGCACGCCGATCAATTCGCTGGCGTTCTGTCCCGATGGCGACATCCTCGTGGCGGGTGGGCAGGATTCATCGGTCACCATGTGGAATATCGAGGCGACACGCCGCGACGTGGGAAAAGAGGTGCTTGTCTTCCACACCGACTCCGGCGTCGTCAAGGGCCTTGCATTCGCGCCGAGCAAGAACGGCATGCACAAGTTGGCGATTGGGGGCAATTCGGGAATCGTCAAATTGGAATTTGCGCGCGGCTCGCTGAAGCCGACAGATCATGGCAACGGTTGGTCGGTCCCATGA